In the Arthrobacter sp. 31Y genome, one interval contains:
- a CDS encoding PucR family transcriptional regulator yields the protein MAITVSELIAEPQLGLTLTAGAEGLDNRITWAHTSDLPRLWEWVTGGELMMTNGLSIPAEAAGQVALAEALMDSGASALAIGEKMHAPPLTDEFLEACNRLPLPLINIPYPLPFIAIARSVAESSLLEESRRLRQTARVYDLLRTAGASEDHWQSLVQRLSTELDAELFVVDRRCLHPWHPDGQSLPVFLAEEWAPLSGQVGLAGKNFQWHRIRGRHVLTMDIPTHANALMVVLPNSEPHPDAVVLLHAATVLGLQLSRIVLSLEGRHRLAGEFLLQAMDGRLGAAEMESRLAGFEVTPQDFLLASMTANSPAAGVSTAGVSTADDVGGLADVHIELWRHGVASASLKRNNRLHVVVPAGVPDDVLVHCAGADAEIGISSPANVTGIQRALQESLWALGSARANKLGLARYAEGPSWLGLTGFEEGTALVRRLLGPIFDYEQGQEGDLILTLRTYLDSQRSWQKTASALFAHRQTIIYRIRKIGELTGLDMGETSTVAQLWFALQIHEAMHQ from the coding sequence ATGGCGATTACCGTATCGGAACTCATCGCAGAGCCGCAGCTGGGGCTCACCCTCACCGCAGGAGCGGAAGGCCTGGACAACCGGATCACCTGGGCCCACACCTCGGACCTCCCCAGGCTGTGGGAGTGGGTCACCGGCGGGGAGCTCATGATGACCAACGGCCTCTCCATTCCCGCTGAGGCGGCCGGCCAAGTAGCGCTCGCCGAGGCGTTGATGGACAGCGGTGCCAGCGCGTTGGCGATCGGCGAAAAGATGCACGCACCGCCGCTTACGGACGAGTTCCTGGAGGCTTGCAACCGTCTCCCGCTGCCCCTGATCAACATCCCGTATCCGCTGCCGTTCATCGCGATAGCCCGTTCGGTGGCCGAATCCTCGCTGCTCGAAGAGTCCCGCCGTCTACGGCAGACCGCCCGCGTTTATGATCTTCTCCGCACCGCCGGAGCGTCCGAGGACCATTGGCAGAGCCTCGTCCAGCGGCTATCAACCGAACTCGACGCCGAACTCTTCGTGGTGGACCGCCGATGCCTCCATCCCTGGCATCCGGACGGCCAATCACTCCCCGTCTTCCTCGCCGAGGAGTGGGCGCCGTTGTCCGGGCAGGTGGGCCTTGCCGGGAAGAACTTCCAGTGGCACCGCATCCGCGGCAGGCACGTGCTCACCATGGACATTCCCACGCACGCCAACGCGCTCATGGTGGTGCTGCCCAACAGCGAACCGCACCCGGACGCCGTCGTACTCCTCCACGCGGCAACGGTGCTGGGACTGCAGCTTTCGCGCATCGTTTTGTCGTTGGAAGGCCGCCACCGGCTTGCCGGTGAGTTCCTGCTGCAAGCCATGGATGGGCGTTTGGGCGCGGCTGAGATGGAGAGCCGGCTGGCTGGTTTCGAGGTGACGCCCCAAGATTTCCTGCTCGCCTCCATGACGGCGAACAGTCCTGCAGCGGGCGTTTCCACAGCGGGCGTTTCCACAGCGGACGACGTCGGCGGGCTGGCTGACGTGCACATCGAACTGTGGCGGCACGGGGTTGCGTCGGCGTCATTGAAGCGGAACAACAGGCTCCACGTGGTGGTGCCCGCAGGCGTGCCGGACGACGTCTTGGTCCACTGTGCCGGGGCGGACGCCGAGATCGGGATTAGTTCGCCGGCAAACGTAACGGGTATCCAGAGGGCGCTGCAGGAGTCCCTCTGGGCGCTCGGTTCAGCCCGGGCCAACAAGCTGGGGTTGGCCCGCTACGCGGAGGGACCATCGTGGCTGGGCCTCACCGGTTTCGAGGAAGGCACCGCGCTGGTCCGGCGTCTCCTCGGCCCGATTTTCGACTATGAGCAGGGACAGGAGGGCGATCTGATTCTCACGTTGAGGACGTATTTGGACTCGCAGCGTTCCTGGCAAAAAACTGCTTCAGCGTTGTTCGCGCACCGGCAAACCATCATCTACCGGATCCGGAAAATCGGCGAGCTGACGGGGCTGGACATGGGTGAAACGTCCACTGTGGCCCAGTTATGGTTCGCGCTGCAGATCCATGAAGCCATGCATCAGTAG
- the speB gene encoding agmatinase: protein MTTHQPIGPVDATKVPRYAGLGTFARLPQIDRVPDYDIAIVGVPFDGGTSFRPGARFGPAAVREASRLLRPGYHPELDVEPVYEAQVVDAGDIACTPYDITRAVREIEEQALPLISADKRLISIGGDHTIALPMLRALNKVHGPVALLHFDAHLDTWDTYFDQPITHGTIFRRAFEEGLLVEDKSMHVGIRGPVYDRNDFLRDHEFGFQIIRCSDLDVIGVPAAIQRVKDRLGDTPVYVSIDIDVLDPAFAPGTGTPEMGGLHSRELLALLRGLNGINIVGADVVEVAPAYDHADITTVAAATLVFDLLGLMVNRSKADATAVRELASASRSAS from the coding sequence ATGACAACGCACCAGCCCATCGGCCCTGTCGACGCAACCAAAGTCCCCCGGTATGCAGGACTCGGTACCTTCGCCCGTCTCCCCCAAATCGACCGTGTCCCGGACTACGACATTGCGATCGTCGGCGTACCGTTCGACGGCGGAACCTCCTTCCGCCCCGGCGCCCGTTTCGGTCCTGCCGCAGTCCGCGAGGCCTCCCGCCTCCTGCGTCCCGGATACCACCCGGAGCTCGACGTTGAACCGGTGTACGAAGCCCAAGTGGTGGACGCCGGGGACATCGCCTGCACCCCCTATGACATCACCCGGGCAGTCCGTGAGATCGAAGAGCAGGCATTGCCTTTGATCAGCGCGGACAAGAGGCTCATCTCCATAGGCGGCGACCACACGATCGCCCTGCCCATGCTGCGGGCGTTGAACAAGGTCCACGGTCCGGTGGCGCTGCTGCACTTCGACGCGCACCTGGACACGTGGGACACCTATTTCGACCAGCCCATCACGCATGGAACCATCTTCCGGCGGGCGTTCGAGGAAGGCCTGCTGGTGGAGGACAAGTCCATGCACGTGGGTATCCGCGGACCTGTCTATGACCGCAACGACTTCCTCCGCGACCACGAATTCGGCTTCCAGATCATCCGCTGCTCGGACCTGGACGTGATCGGCGTTCCGGCGGCCATCCAGCGGGTGAAGGACCGGCTCGGCGACACCCCCGTGTACGTCTCCATCGACATCGATGTCCTGGACCCCGCATTCGCCCCCGGCACGGGCACTCCGGAAATGGGCGGGCTCCACTCCCGCGAACTCCTGGCTCTGCTCCGCGGACTGAACGGGATCAACATCGTGGGCGCCGACGTCGTGGAAGTAGCTCCGGCGTACGACCATGCGGACATCACCACCGTCGCGGCCGCCACCTTGGTGTTCGATCTGCTGGGCCTGATGGTGAACCGCAGCAAAGCAGACGCCACAGCCGTCCGTGAACTCGCCTCGGCATCCCGGAGTGCGTCATGA
- a CDS encoding purine-cytosine permease family protein, with translation MSTAPTTEVPRLEDKTIQPIPANERHGKARDLFTIWFGSNIMIMTIVTGGLATTVFGLGFVPAIVGIIIGNVVGGIFMALHSAQGPQLGVAQMIQTRGQFGSFGALLIVVIVVVMYVGFFAANLVFGGEAMAAVSPGISVDAGIIIIGVVSVIATIFGYRLIHAYARVLSVAAGLALLLAFGWILVVHGLPANFLETGNFNWVGFMGTISVSALWQLAYAPYVSDYSRYMPQGTGSAPAFWASYSGCVLGTLFPMILGALVGTLAVSMSTGDVEIVGSLGALLQPWTLIIVGIFCLGVAASNAMNLYCGVLCTLTIGQTFKPSWLPRAKTRSIAAIILFVVAVSIALFARDNFILFYTNFLSFLMYVLVPWTAINLVDYYLLRHGEYRVEDFFKRDGGVYGRFNWVAIGSYIAGAAIQVPFSATAIYTGPLAAALGGVDISWIVGLVVVAPLYYVAARVFGKKTEAAPFPSSALAADLI, from the coding sequence ATGAGCACCGCCCCAACAACTGAAGTTCCCCGGCTGGAGGACAAGACCATCCAGCCCATCCCGGCCAACGAGCGCCACGGCAAGGCAAGGGACCTCTTCACCATCTGGTTTGGCTCCAACATCATGATCATGACCATCGTGACGGGCGGACTCGCCACCACGGTGTTCGGCCTGGGCTTCGTTCCGGCGATCGTGGGCATCATCATCGGCAACGTGGTGGGCGGCATCTTCATGGCGCTGCACTCCGCCCAGGGCCCGCAACTGGGTGTGGCGCAAATGATCCAGACCCGCGGCCAGTTCGGTTCTTTCGGGGCTTTGTTGATCGTGGTCATCGTGGTGGTCATGTACGTCGGGTTCTTCGCAGCAAACCTGGTGTTTGGCGGCGAAGCGATGGCTGCCGTCAGCCCGGGCATCAGTGTTGACGCGGGCATCATCATCATTGGGGTGGTGAGCGTGATCGCGACCATCTTCGGTTACCGTCTCATCCACGCCTATGCACGTGTCCTCAGCGTCGCGGCCGGATTGGCCCTGTTGCTGGCGTTCGGTTGGATCCTGGTGGTCCACGGACTGCCCGCCAACTTCCTGGAGACGGGCAACTTCAACTGGGTGGGCTTCATGGGCACCATCTCCGTCTCGGCCCTGTGGCAGCTGGCCTACGCGCCTTACGTCTCTGACTACTCGCGTTACATGCCGCAAGGCACGGGCTCCGCTCCGGCGTTCTGGGCCTCCTACTCAGGCTGTGTTCTGGGAACCCTCTTCCCCATGATCCTCGGCGCATTGGTGGGCACTTTGGCCGTCTCCATGAGCACCGGGGACGTCGAAATCGTCGGCAGCCTGGGAGCCCTGCTTCAGCCGTGGACGCTGATCATCGTTGGAATCTTCTGCCTGGGCGTCGCGGCGTCGAACGCCATGAACCTGTACTGCGGCGTCTTGTGCACCCTGACCATCGGGCAGACGTTCAAGCCAAGCTGGTTGCCACGCGCCAAGACCCGCAGCATCGCCGCGATCATCCTCTTCGTCGTCGCCGTCTCCATCGCCCTCTTTGCCCGCGACAACTTCATCCTCTTCTACACCAACTTTCTCTCCTTCCTGATGTACGTCCTGGTCCCTTGGACGGCCATCAACCTAGTGGACTACTACCTGCTGCGGCACGGCGAGTACAGGGTTGAAGACTTCTTCAAGCGCGACGGCGGGGTGTACGGGCGGTTCAATTGGGTCGCCATCGGATCCTATATAGCAGGCGCGGCGATCCAGGTCCCCTTCTCGGCCACCGCCATCTACACGGGCCCGCTGGCCGCGGCGCTGGGCGGCGTGGACATCTCCTGGATCGTCGGCCTCGTCGTGGTTGCTCCCCTTTACTACGTCGCGGCCCGGGTCTTCGGCAAGAAGACAGAAGCCGCCCCCTTTCCCTCATCTGCCCTCGCCGCAGACCTCATCTGA
- a CDS encoding aldehyde dehydrogenase family protein — MTATQTEQFTVQPFTVRRSSGSPDIAGVLPPAGHFINGSFVPGSTGLLIDVVDPTTEAVIASVQAGTADDVDVAVAAAVVAQKTWGATTPKERADVLNLIANIIEENREAFQVIESANTGKPQAVSEDDVSSTIDTFRFMAGASRTLTSMAGGDYATDHTSVILREPVGVVGVITPWNYPLLMAAWKIAPILAAGNSIVIKPSEQTPLSTLKLVEVLAGRIPDGILNVVTGRGRTVGQRLSEHPDIALVALTGSVVSGQAVAETAAKSVKRVHLELGGKAPVVVFPDADLRAAAAGVRNAGFWNAGQDCGAACRVLVHESVAEEFTEHLIREVSTLAIGAPDAGDDVEIGPMISLPHYERVKESLAEARAAGLNIALGGSALEGPGYFIEPTVISNVPAGAHIATHEIFGPVVTVETFSSTEEAVTRANESPYGLSASVWTRDSSLSLRIPKQLDFGTVWVNAHLVLACEVPWGGFKGSGYGRDLSLYALDDYSRTKHVMINHGA; from the coding sequence ATGACTGCCACCCAGACCGAACAGTTCACCGTCCAGCCCTTCACAGTCCGACGCTCCTCCGGTTCTCCAGATATCGCCGGCGTCCTTCCTCCGGCGGGGCACTTCATCAACGGATCCTTCGTCCCTGGCTCCACGGGCCTGCTGATCGACGTCGTGGATCCCACCACCGAGGCGGTCATCGCCTCGGTTCAGGCCGGCACGGCCGATGATGTGGACGTCGCTGTTGCCGCCGCCGTCGTGGCCCAAAAGACCTGGGGTGCCACCACCCCGAAAGAACGCGCTGACGTCCTGAACCTCATCGCGAACATCATTGAGGAGAACCGGGAAGCGTTTCAGGTCATCGAGTCGGCCAACACTGGCAAGCCGCAGGCCGTGTCCGAGGACGATGTCTCCAGCACCATCGATACCTTCCGGTTCATGGCCGGCGCCTCGCGCACCCTGACTTCCATGGCCGGCGGCGATTACGCCACGGACCACACCTCGGTGATTCTCCGCGAACCCGTGGGCGTGGTGGGCGTCATCACTCCGTGGAACTACCCGCTGCTGATGGCTGCCTGGAAGATCGCGCCCATCCTCGCAGCCGGCAACAGCATTGTCATCAAACCGTCCGAGCAGACTCCGCTGTCCACGTTGAAGTTGGTGGAAGTGCTGGCCGGACGCATTCCTGATGGCATCCTCAACGTGGTCACAGGCCGCGGCCGAACGGTGGGGCAGAGGCTCTCCGAACACCCGGACATTGCGTTGGTGGCTCTCACCGGAAGCGTCGTCAGTGGCCAGGCCGTGGCCGAAACCGCCGCGAAGTCCGTCAAGCGCGTCCACTTGGAACTCGGCGGCAAGGCGCCCGTTGTTGTCTTCCCCGACGCCGACCTCCGCGCCGCCGCTGCCGGCGTGAGAAACGCAGGGTTCTGGAACGCCGGCCAGGACTGCGGCGCTGCCTGCCGCGTCCTGGTGCACGAGTCTGTAGCCGAAGAATTCACCGAACACCTGATCCGTGAGGTCAGCACCCTGGCGATCGGCGCCCCGGACGCTGGCGACGACGTCGAAATCGGCCCCATGATCTCGCTCCCCCACTACGAGCGGGTCAAGGAATCCCTGGCAGAAGCCCGCGCCGCCGGCCTCAACATCGCCCTTGGTGGTTCCGCACTGGAAGGTCCCGGTTACTTCATCGAGCCCACGGTCATCAGCAACGTGCCGGCCGGGGCGCACATCGCCACGCACGAGATCTTCGGACCCGTGGTCACTGTGGAAACGTTCAGCAGCACCGAGGAAGCCGTGACCCGCGCGAACGAGAGCCCCTACGGCCTGTCAGCCTCCGTATGGACGCGGGATTCAAGCCTTTCTCTCCGCATTCCCAAGCAGTTGGACTTCGGCACGGTGTGGGTCAATGCGCACCTCGTCTTGGCGTGCGAGGTACCGTGGGGCGGGTTCAAGGGTTCCGGCTACGGCCGCGACCTCTCGCTCTACGCCTTGGATGACTACTCGCGCACCAAGCACGTCATGATCAACCACGGCGCGTAA
- a CDS encoding D-arabinono-1,4-lactone oxidase, with the protein MTTHVSRGSGAPAAATPTAPFTTDATWTNWGGNQSATPAFTVRPRNEQEALDAVRFAIREGLPVRAVGSGHSSSPLVQTGGVLMDMSGLSAITGTDRVGRRARALAGTTINAFGDALWDKGLALSNQGDIDKQQIAGALATSTHGSGKDLGSFSSKLRWVKLINGYGEIVEIGEGQLRELRAAQTALGTLGIFLEVELAVEDSYYLQEQITYPTWAETTSTWQADIDHNRHYSFLWCPEDDSCELLDLPGSPDHSMGGRSYTKRYNVASIQDESQLSSVEGARLDRSYRIYPGGFTTQFHELEYFVRSEDGLVAVEAIQDLIRSKYPEQKYPVEVRWVKSDDAYMSQFQGRDSTVITLTTEPGTDYWQFFRDADAVLQEFEPRAHWGKIHFMTRSRLERLYPELDTFIQVRREFDPRGMFLNDHTRSLLA; encoded by the coding sequence ATGACCACTCATGTTTCCCGGGGATCGGGCGCACCGGCAGCAGCCACTCCCACAGCCCCCTTCACCACGGACGCCACATGGACCAACTGGGGCGGTAACCAGAGCGCGACGCCGGCCTTCACCGTGCGCCCCAGGAATGAACAAGAAGCGCTCGACGCCGTCCGTTTCGCCATCCGCGAAGGCTTGCCTGTGCGGGCGGTCGGCTCAGGGCACTCGTCCTCACCGTTGGTTCAGACCGGCGGGGTATTGATGGATATGTCCGGGCTCTCGGCCATCACGGGCACCGATCGGGTGGGGCGCCGAGCCCGCGCACTGGCCGGTACCACCATCAACGCGTTCGGGGATGCCTTGTGGGACAAGGGACTGGCACTCAGCAACCAAGGCGACATCGACAAACAGCAGATCGCAGGGGCGCTGGCCACCAGCACCCACGGGTCCGGTAAGGACCTGGGCAGCTTCTCCTCCAAGCTGCGCTGGGTGAAGCTGATCAACGGCTATGGCGAGATCGTGGAGATCGGCGAAGGCCAGTTGCGGGAACTCCGTGCCGCACAGACAGCCCTTGGAACGCTGGGAATCTTCTTGGAAGTCGAGTTGGCCGTGGAGGACAGCTACTACCTGCAGGAACAGATCACCTACCCCACATGGGCGGAAACCACCTCCACGTGGCAGGCAGACATCGATCACAACAGGCACTACTCCTTCCTATGGTGCCCGGAGGACGACTCGTGTGAACTCCTGGACCTCCCCGGTTCACCGGACCACAGCATGGGTGGCCGCAGTTACACCAAGCGATACAACGTGGCTTCCATCCAGGACGAAAGCCAGCTCTCCTCCGTGGAGGGTGCCCGACTGGACCGTTCCTACCGAATCTATCCGGGCGGCTTCACCACGCAGTTCCACGAACTCGAGTACTTTGTCCGCAGCGAAGACGGGCTGGTGGCTGTCGAGGCCATTCAGGACCTGATCCGCAGCAAGTACCCAGAGCAGAAGTATCCCGTTGAGGTCCGCTGGGTGAAGTCCGACGACGCCTACATGTCCCAGTTCCAAGGCCGCGACAGCACCGTCATCACCCTGACAACCGAGCCCGGAACCGACTACTGGCAGTTCTTCCGGGACGCCGACGCCGTGCTGCAGGAATTCGAACCCCGCGCCCATTGGGGAAAAATTCACTTCATGACCCGCAGCCGCCTGGAACGCCTGTACCCGGAGCTGGACACGTTTATCCAGGTTCGTCGGGAGTTCGACCCCCGCGGAATGTTCCTCAACGACCACACCAGGTCTCTGCTCGCCTGA
- the mscL gene encoding large conductance mechanosensitive channel protein MscL: MFKGFKDFILRGNVIELAIAVVIGSAFTALVAAFTNHIINPVIAAAGGMNAEGLGFKIWENNPATFVDFGSVLTALVTFVITAAVVYFIFVAPMNKINSLVKERLSTEEPEEEPLPADTALLAEIRDLLKDAAAHRDANISELDSDLDSDRTR; encoded by the coding sequence ATGTTTAAGGGTTTCAAGGACTTCATACTTCGCGGCAACGTGATCGAACTGGCCATCGCCGTCGTCATCGGCAGTGCCTTCACCGCCCTTGTGGCAGCTTTTACCAACCACATCATCAACCCCGTCATCGCCGCCGCCGGCGGCATGAACGCCGAGGGACTCGGCTTCAAGATCTGGGAGAACAACCCCGCCACGTTCGTTGACTTTGGCTCGGTACTGACAGCCCTGGTGACCTTTGTCATCACTGCAGCCGTGGTTTACTTCATCTTCGTCGCGCCGATGAACAAGATTAACTCCTTGGTCAAGGAGCGCCTCTCCACCGAGGAGCCCGAGGAAGAGCCGCTGCCTGCTGACACCGCACTGCTGGCCGAAATCCGCGACCTCCTCAAGGACGCTGCGGCCCACCGCGACGCAAACATTTCGGAGCTCGATTCCGACCTCGATTCCGACCGCACCCGCTAG
- a CDS encoding amino acid-binding protein, translating to MKPNPSTPVTADLLCDVCGQLPEASKTRLTLANIAVMLPIELLVHAAVVGTHLPYLAKVLLLAITATILVIWVAEPSAAKVLRRWLHAPALRQRRKLHLAPALWRARTVLLDQPGSLQKVTLSLAKMDANILSLHVHPMTGTGPAQAGAGERVMDEFVLSTPGEITEQELLKALHDGGGHESHVWPTTALAMADGQTRALSLATRIAGNPKELPMVVAELLSAKVVPFDPERPTSEATTVVGPSGDILKIPTAWHGPLLFSRPGEPFSPAESARAHRLAELAEILAHTPAVTTVPPG from the coding sequence ATGAAGCCCAACCCGAGCACTCCCGTCACCGCGGATCTCCTCTGTGATGTCTGCGGTCAATTGCCCGAAGCTTCCAAAACCCGGCTGACGCTCGCGAACATCGCGGTCATGCTTCCCATCGAATTGCTGGTCCATGCGGCAGTGGTTGGAACCCATCTGCCCTACTTGGCCAAGGTCCTGCTGCTGGCAATCACCGCCACGATATTGGTCATTTGGGTGGCTGAACCGTCCGCTGCCAAGGTCCTCCGACGCTGGCTGCACGCGCCGGCGCTCCGTCAGCGACGCAAACTTCACCTCGCTCCGGCCCTGTGGCGCGCCCGGACCGTCCTGTTGGACCAGCCAGGGTCCCTGCAGAAGGTCACGCTGTCCCTCGCCAAAATGGACGCCAACATCCTTAGCCTTCACGTCCACCCGATGACCGGAACCGGCCCAGCGCAGGCGGGTGCAGGTGAACGGGTGATGGACGAGTTCGTTCTCTCCACGCCGGGCGAAATTACTGAGCAGGAACTGCTGAAAGCACTGCACGACGGCGGCGGGCATGAGTCACATGTTTGGCCCACCACTGCTTTGGCCATGGCCGACGGTCAAACCAGGGCGCTGAGCCTCGCCACCCGCATCGCGGGGAACCCGAAGGAGCTTCCGATGGTCGTGGCAGAGCTCCTGTCCGCGAAAGTAGTCCCCTTCGATCCTGAACGCCCCACATCGGAGGCGACCACCGTCGTCGGGCCTTCCGGCGACATCCTCAAAATCCCGACGGCGTGGCACGGCCCGCTGCTGTTCTCCAGGCCCGGTGAGCCATTTTCGCCCGCCGAATCGGCACGTGCGCACAGGTTGGCCGAGCTCGCGGAAATCCTGGCGCACACTCCTGCCGTCACCACGGTCCCTCCCGGTTAG
- a CDS encoding Cmx/CmrA family chloramphenicol efflux MFS transporter gives MPFALYLLALAVFVMGTSEFMLAGLLPAIATELDVPVGTAGLLTSAFAAGMVVGAPLMAAFARRWPPRLTLIVCLLVFAGSHVIGATTPLFSILLITRVLSAFANAGFLAVALSTATTLVPGNQKGRALSILLSGTTIATVAGVPAGALLGTELGWRATFWAITILCVPAVLGVIRGITNTAGQTVAGASSPRLRAELRQLATPRLILAMALGALINGGTFAAFTFLAPVVTEAASLAEGWVSVALVMFGIGSFLGVTIAGRMSDQRPGMVLAVGGPLLLAGWIVMALAASHPAALMVLVLVQGFLSFGVGSTVITRVLYAASGAPMMSGSYATAALNIGAAAGPVLGALGLATGLGLLAPVWVASALTAMALLIIFLAGRALTETDAEVNR, from the coding sequence ATGCCTTTTGCTCTCTACTTGCTTGCCCTCGCGGTCTTCGTCATGGGCACTTCAGAATTCATGCTCGCGGGATTGCTCCCCGCGATAGCTACCGAACTTGACGTCCCGGTTGGCACGGCGGGCCTGCTGACCTCGGCGTTCGCGGCCGGCATGGTCGTCGGCGCGCCACTGATGGCGGCCTTTGCACGCCGCTGGCCACCGCGGCTCACCCTCATCGTCTGCCTTCTGGTGTTCGCGGGAAGCCACGTCATCGGAGCGACGACACCCTTGTTCTCGATCCTCCTCATCACGCGGGTGCTCAGTGCCTTTGCCAATGCCGGATTCCTCGCCGTGGCCCTGAGCACAGCCACAACGCTCGTGCCAGGAAACCAGAAGGGACGAGCGTTGTCGATCCTCCTTTCCGGCACGACGATCGCAACCGTCGCGGGCGTCCCCGCCGGGGCACTGCTCGGCACAGAGCTGGGCTGGCGAGCCACCTTCTGGGCCATCACCATCCTCTGTGTTCCCGCGGTCCTCGGAGTCATTCGAGGTATCACCAACACTGCAGGCCAAACGGTGGCCGGCGCGTCCTCGCCAAGGCTCCGTGCCGAACTCAGACAGCTGGCCACGCCGCGGCTCATCCTGGCCATGGCACTCGGCGCGCTGATCAACGGAGGGACCTTTGCGGCATTCACCTTCCTGGCACCCGTCGTGACCGAGGCCGCGAGTCTGGCCGAAGGATGGGTGTCCGTGGCCCTGGTGATGTTCGGCATCGGATCCTTCCTTGGCGTCACCATCGCAGGACGGATGTCAGATCAACGTCCTGGGATGGTGCTCGCAGTCGGTGGACCACTGCTGTTGGCAGGCTGGATCGTGATGGCCTTGGCCGCGTCGCATCCCGCTGCGCTTATGGTCCTCGTCCTCGTCCAGGGCTTCCTGTCCTTCGGCGTCGGCAGCACCGTGATCACGCGTGTGTTGTATGCAGCCTCGGGTGCGCCGATGATGAGCGGTTCGTACGCAACCGCAGCCTTGAATATCGGGGCTGCCGCGGGGCCGGTGCTCGGTGCCTTGGGGCTCGCGACCGGGCTGGGTTTGCTGGCTCCGGTTTGGGTTGCCTCGGCGCTGACCGCGATGGCCCTCCTCATCATCTTTCTCGCCGGGCGCGCGCTCACGGAGACCGATGCGGAGGTCAACCGATGA
- a CDS encoding chloramphenicol resistance leader peptide, whose amino-acid sequence MSGLSGALAVVTTRTIC is encoded by the coding sequence ATGTCTGGCTTATCAGGGGCGCTGGCCGTGGTGACAACAAGAACCATTTGTTGA